In one Deltaproteobacteria bacterium genomic region, the following are encoded:
- a CDS encoding dinitrogenase iron-molybdenum cofactor biosynthesis protein, with the protein MKIAVSVWEGRVSPVFDTASRLLVLDAEETGERSRFEVLLDEQTCSRKCSRIQVLGVEVLICGAISRYLQGILVASGIRVIPWVCGAASEVVSAYMDGTLSQPRYLMPGCRPREDDMGSTGNDSLK; encoded by the coding sequence ATGAAAATTGCTGTTTCGGTCTGGGAAGGGAGGGTCTCTCCGGTCTTTGATACCGCCTCCAGATTATTGGTCCTTGATGCGGAGGAGACCGGCGAGAGATCCCGCTTTGAGGTGCTGCTGGACGAACAGACCTGCTCTCGAAAATGCTCACGCATTCAGGTCCTGGGCGTCGAGGTCCTGATCTGCGGGGCGATTTCACGCTATCTCCAGGGAATTCTCGTCGCATCCGGGATTCGTGTGATCCCGTGGGTCTGTGGCGCTGCAAGCGAGGTGGTGAGTGCCTACATGGATGGAACCCTTTCGCAGCCTAGATACTTGATGCCCGGTTGTCGGCCCAGGGAGGACGATATGGGCAGTACAGGGAATGATTCATTGAAATAA
- the ald gene encoding alanine dehydrogenase yields MIIGLPREVKDNENRVAITPGGVRHLVDSGHDLLVQTGAGEGSGFSDEEYLQGGARIVAQAGEAWTADIVVKVKEPQSSEYPLMQQGLTLFTYLHLAAEKALALEMMTRGVTGIAYETVETADGRLPLLTPMSEVAGRMSVQLGAQYLEKNNGGRGKLLSGVPGVRPANVTILGAGVVGTNAAQIALGMGASVIVIDIDADRLRYLDQVLHGRLTTLCANPYNIAEAVKRSDLLIGAVLVKGAKAPRLVTRDMIRRMAPGSVVLDVAVDQGGCCETIRPTRHSDPVYVLDGVIHYGVTNIPGAVPRTSTHALSNATLPYLTQLAREGVSQAIKNTPALAKGINVYRGKVTYQAVAEALGLEYTPLTSIW; encoded by the coding sequence ATGATCATCGGTTTGCCCAGGGAGGTAAAAGACAACGAGAACAGGGTAGCCATTACGCCGGGCGGTGTCCGGCACCTGGTGGATTCAGGGCACGACCTCCTGGTCCAGACCGGCGCCGGTGAGGGGAGCGGTTTTTCCGATGAGGAGTATCTCCAGGGGGGCGCACGGATAGTTGCGCAAGCCGGTGAGGCGTGGACCGCTGACATTGTCGTCAAGGTCAAAGAACCCCAGTCTTCCGAATACCCCCTGATGCAACAGGGCCTGACCCTATTTACCTACCTCCATTTGGCCGCAGAAAAGGCCCTCGCCCTCGAGATGATGACGCGCGGAGTGACCGGCATCGCCTATGAGACCGTGGAGACGGCCGATGGGAGACTTCCTCTCCTTACCCCGATGAGCGAGGTGGCCGGGCGTATGTCGGTCCAGCTGGGGGCCCAGTACCTGGAAAAAAACAACGGCGGCCGGGGAAAGCTCCTGTCGGGAGTACCCGGGGTCCGTCCCGCGAATGTGACTATCCTGGGCGCCGGCGTGGTGGGGACCAATGCCGCCCAGATTGCCCTCGGCATGGGCGCCAGCGTGATCGTCATCGATATTGACGCGGATCGTCTCCGCTATCTGGATCAGGTCCTGCACGGCCGGCTCACCACCCTGTGCGCCAATCCTTACAACATCGCCGAGGCGGTTAAACGGTCGGATCTCCTCATCGGCGCGGTCCTGGTAAAGGGTGCAAAGGCGCCGCGCCTGGTGACGAGGGATATGATTCGGAGGATGGCGCCGGGGAGCGTCGTTCTGGATGTGGCCGTAGATCAGGGCGGGTGCTGCGAGACGATCCGCCCGACCCGGCATTCGGATCCGGTCTATGTATTGGACGGCGTTATTCACTATGGGGTCACCAACATCCCGGGAGCTGTCCCCCGGACCAGTACCCATGCCCTGTCGAATGCCACCCTCCCCTACTTGACGCAACTGGCAAGAGAAGGGGTCTCCCAGGCCATAAAGAATACCCCTGCACTGGCCAAAGGGATCAATGTGTATAGGGGAAAGGTGACTTACCAGGCAGTGGCAGAGGCCCTCGGTCTTGAATATACCCCTCTGACATCCATTTGGTAG
- a CDS encoding iron-sulfur cluster assembly scaffold protein — protein MSDDFDNFARNLQAQIFEETKQAYGAAAFDRWLHPMYMGKIDHPDGYARVTGPCQDTMEIFLKFEDGKVTEASFQTDGCGSSAVCGSFAAEMARGKTPDELLEVTGEAILKRLGGLPKEDEHCAHLAGETLHEALGNYMKDQARRV, from the coding sequence ATGAGTGATGATTTTGACAATTTTGCCCGTAATTTACAGGCGCAGATTTTTGAAGAGACAAAACAGGCTTACGGCGCCGCGGCGTTCGATCGATGGCTTCACCCGATGTATATGGGGAAGATCGATCACCCCGATGGATATGCCCGTGTCACTGGACCCTGTCAGGACACCATGGAGATCTTTTTGAAATTCGAAGACGGGAAGGTGACAGAGGCATCGTTTCAAACGGACGGCTGCGGATCGAGTGCCGTGTGCGGATCGTTTGCGGCTGAGATGGCCCGCGGAAAAACGCCGGACGAACTCCTGGAGGTGACCGGCGAGGCCATCCTGAAGAGACTCGGGGGCCTCCCCAAAGAGGATGAACACTGCGCCCATCTCGCTGGAGAGACCCTTCATGAGGCGCTCGGCAATTATATGAAGGATCAGGCCAGGAGAGTCTAA
- a CDS encoding sigma 54-interacting transcriptional regulator has translation MEGVEKDRTHIILDSIAEGVFTVDADWKITSFNRAAEKITGIRRCEAVGRHCWDVFRASICENRCALRQTMKTGKPIVNQAVFIINSQGDRIPISISTALLKSDTGQVVGGVETFRDLSVVEELRKELKDRHSFLDIISKNSEMRRLFNLMEQVSESSATVLLVGESGTGKELFAKAIHSLSTREEAPLITINCGALPDNLLESELFGYKAGAFTDAKKDKPGRLALAEGGTIFLDEIGDISPALQVRLLRVLQDKVYEPLGSTQSVKADVRIVAATNQDLEKLVSDGTFRQDLYYRINVVKLVLPPLRERKEDIPLLIDHFIRKFNRLNGREIQGLSPDVLPLLMSHGFPGNIRELENIIEYATVVCKDLLIGVEHLPDNFQQDLKGSPVSASGPTVRKEASWAEMEHDFVYEALRRNNWNRSATADEMGIHTTTLWRRMKRLKVEIPPRGA, from the coding sequence ATGGAAGGGGTAGAAAAGGATCGGACCCATATTATTCTGGACAGCATTGCTGAAGGTGTCTTTACGGTAGACGCTGATTGGAAGATTACCTCTTTTAATCGAGCGGCTGAAAAGATTACCGGGATCAGGAGGTGCGAGGCGGTGGGCAGACACTGCTGGGATGTGTTCAGGGCAAGTATCTGCGAGAACCGTTGTGCCCTTCGTCAGACCATGAAAACGGGGAAGCCGATTGTCAACCAGGCGGTTTTTATCATCAACTCTCAAGGCGACCGGATCCCCATCAGCATTTCCACGGCCCTTTTAAAAAGCGATACCGGACAGGTCGTGGGAGGGGTGGAGACCTTCAGGGACCTGAGCGTGGTGGAGGAACTTAGAAAAGAGCTGAAGGACCGACATTCATTTCTTGACATAATCAGCAAAAACAGTGAGATGCGGCGGCTTTTTAACCTTATGGAACAGGTTTCAGAAAGCAGTGCGACCGTCCTCCTCGTGGGTGAGAGCGGCACGGGCAAAGAGCTGTTTGCAAAGGCCATTCATTCTCTCAGCACGAGAGAGGAGGCCCCCTTGATAACCATCAATTGCGGGGCCCTGCCGGATAACCTCCTCGAATCGGAACTCTTCGGATACAAGGCCGGCGCTTTTACTGATGCCAAAAAGGATAAGCCGGGCCGTCTGGCCCTGGCCGAAGGCGGGACGATTTTCTTGGACGAAATCGGCGACATTTCCCCGGCCCTTCAGGTTCGGCTGCTCAGGGTATTGCAGGACAAGGTGTATGAACCCCTCGGCAGCACCCAATCGGTTAAGGCCGATGTACGGATTGTTGCGGCAACAAACCAGGATCTGGAAAAACTGGTGAGCGACGGCACTTTCAGACAGGACTTATACTACCGCATCAATGTGGTCAAGCTGGTCCTCCCCCCCCTGAGAGAACGAAAGGAGGACATCCCGCTGCTGATAGATCATTTTATCCGCAAGTTCAATCGACTCAACGGCAGGGAGATCCAGGGCCTGTCGCCGGATGTGCTTCCCCTGCTGATGTCTCACGGTTTCCCTGGGAATATCCGCGAGCTGGAAAATATTATCGAATACGCAACGGTTGTCTGCAAAGACCTTCTGATCGGGGTTGAGCATCTCCCCGATAATTTCCAACAGGACCTGAAGGGCAGCCCTGTATCGGCTTCAGGGCCGACTGTCCGAAAAGAAGCTTCCTGGGCGGAAATGGAACATGACTTTGTATATGAGGCACTCAGAAGGAACAACTGGAATCGATCGGCCACTGCCGATGAAATGGGAATTCATACCACCACCCTCTGGCGCAGAATGAAGCGCCTGAAAGTTGAAATACCTCCCAGGGGGGCGTAG
- a CDS encoding ABC transporter substrate-binding protein: MSKKRLFFCGIIALAFVFSGVPCWSSPQTDAAKKWIDNEFQPSTLTKEQQMKEMEWFIKAAEPFKGMNIKVVSETIATHEYEAKVLAQAFEEITGIKVSFDLIQEGDVIEKLQTQWASGKNIYDAWVNDSDLIGTHMRYGFVVPLSDFMEGEGKDVTLPTLDIDDFMGKSFTTGPDGKLYQLPDQQFANLYWFRYDWFTRPDFKKKFKEIYGYELGVPVNWSAYEDIAEFFTEHIKEIDGKAVYGHNDYGKKAPDLGWRFTDAWLSMAGCGDKGLPNGKPVDEWGIRVENCQPVGASVCRGGAANSPAAKYALRKYMEWLRKYAPPGCLGMDFYTYLPFLAGGNVAQQIFWYTAFLPTMVAPGPTVNEDGTPKWRMAPSPHGPYWEEGMKLGYQDCGSWTFMKSTPLDRRKAAWLFAQFCVAKTTSLKKAHVGLTPIRDSDIRHQSFTDRAPKLGGLVEFYRSPARVAWTPTGTNVPDYPKLAQLWWQNIGEAVSGEVTVDRAMDNLAQEMDKVMQRIERAGVQKECGPKLNPCGDPKEWLNKPGSPKAKLANEKPQGQTIDYDQLIQAWREGKVK; this comes from the coding sequence ATGAGCAAGAAGAGACTATTTTTTTGCGGGATCATCGCCTTGGCGTTTGTTTTTTCAGGCGTTCCCTGCTGGTCGTCACCGCAGACGGACGCAGCCAAGAAATGGATCGACAATGAATTCCAACCATCCACGCTGACCAAAGAGCAGCAGATGAAAGAGATGGAATGGTTCATCAAGGCGGCCGAGCCCTTTAAGGGCATGAATATTAAGGTCGTCTCAGAGACCATCGCTACCCATGAATATGAAGCCAAGGTCCTCGCACAGGCCTTTGAAGAGATTACCGGAATCAAAGTTTCCTTTGATTTAATCCAGGAAGGGGACGTGATCGAAAAGCTTCAGACCCAGTGGGCCTCGGGAAAGAACATCTATGACGCATGGGTGAACGATTCGGATCTCATCGGCACGCACATGCGCTACGGGTTCGTGGTTCCTCTGAGCGATTTCATGGAAGGCGAGGGAAAGGATGTGACCCTGCCGACCCTGGACATTGACGATTTCATGGGAAAATCCTTTACCACCGGTCCGGATGGAAAACTTTATCAACTTCCCGATCAGCAGTTCGCCAACCTCTACTGGTTCCGGTATGACTGGTTTACGCGCCCTGATTTCAAGAAAAAATTCAAGGAGATCTACGGCTATGAACTGGGCGTCCCGGTCAATTGGTCTGCATACGAAGACATTGCTGAGTTCTTTACCGAGCATATCAAGGAAATCGATGGGAAAGCCGTTTACGGCCACAATGACTACGGTAAAAAGGCCCCGGATCTGGGTTGGCGTTTTACGGATGCCTGGCTCTCGATGGCCGGTTGCGGCGATAAAGGACTGCCCAACGGCAAGCCGGTGGATGAGTGGGGCATCAGGGTTGAAAACTGCCAGCCGGTGGGTGCCAGCGTTTGTCGGGGCGGCGCCGCCAACAGCCCTGCAGCCAAGTACGCCCTTCGCAAGTACATGGAGTGGCTTCGGAAATATGCGCCTCCCGGCTGCTTGGGAATGGATTTCTATACCTACCTACCCTTCTTAGCCGGAGGGAATGTGGCTCAGCAGATTTTCTGGTACACGGCATTTCTGCCCACTATGGTGGCTCCCGGACCGACGGTCAACGAGGATGGGACACCCAAATGGCGTATGGCCCCTTCTCCACATGGCCCCTACTGGGAAGAGGGGATGAAGTTGGGGTATCAGGACTGCGGATCCTGGACATTCATGAAGAGCACACCCCTGGATAGGCGGAAAGCCGCATGGCTTTTTGCCCAATTCTGTGTGGCCAAGACCACGTCGCTGAAGAAGGCCCATGTGGGCTTGACGCCGATTCGCGACAGCGATATCCGGCACCAGTCCTTTACTGACCGTGCACCGAAGCTGGGTGGTCTGGTAGAATTTTATCGCAGCCCGGCGCGTGTGGCGTGGACCCCCACCGGGACCAACGTGCCCGATTATCCCAAGCTGGCGCAGCTGTGGTGGCAGAATATCGGCGAGGCGGTCTCAGGCGAGGTAACCGTTGACAGGGCCATGGACAACCTGGCTCAGGAGATGGATAAGGTCATGCAGCGGATCGAGCGGGCCGGCGTCCAGAAGGAATGCGGTCCGAAGCTCAATCCATGCGGGGACCCGAAGGAATGGCTGAATAAGCCCGGATCGCCCAAGGCCAAGCTCGCCAATGAGAAGCCGCAAGGTCAAACCATTGACTACGACCAGCTCATTCAGGCGTGGCGTGAGGGAAAGGTGAAATAA
- a CDS encoding iron-sulfur cluster assembly scaffold protein, with the protein MDKQKPDDVYKMLSESGYADKAIKYFQAKENFGVIEDADQITDLTGPCGDTMKISLKVDGDKINDAKIQVLGCPGAVASGCALVSLAKGKSLEEAADIDLDALYRELEKMPDQKVHCARLALKTLQKTLEEYRGQQMKKRAIGDK; encoded by the coding sequence ATGGATAAACAGAAGCCGGATGATGTTTATAAAATGCTCTCTGAATCGGGATATGCGGATAAGGCCATCAAGTACTTTCAGGCCAAGGAAAATTTTGGTGTTATTGAGGATGCGGATCAGATAACGGATCTCACGGGCCCCTGTGGAGACACCATGAAAATTTCTCTGAAAGTAGACGGCGATAAGATAAATGATGCCAAGATTCAGGTGCTTGGCTGCCCGGGAGCCGTGGCCTCCGGTTGTGCCCTGGTAAGCCTCGCAAAGGGAAAGTCTTTGGAAGAGGCGGCGGATATTGATTTGGACGCCTTGTACCGTGAACTCGAAAAAATGCCTGATCAAAAAGTCCATTGCGCCCGCCTGGCCCTTAAAACCCTGCAGAAAACGCTGGAAGAGTACCGAGGGCAGCAGATGAAAAAGAGGGCCATCGGAGATAAATAG
- a CDS encoding NifB/NifX family molybdenum-iron cluster-binding protein → MQKGRIAIPSVAPGGLDGERSGHFGHCDVFTFVDVEDGKITQVTTIPNESHVQGGCMVPVNLLAGHNVNALIVGGIGMRPLMGFRQVGVDVYHDAVRPQIRPVVEDLINGKLPMISDNEVCGGGGGAVH, encoded by the coding sequence ATGCAAAAAGGAAGAATAGCCATACCGAGTGTGGCGCCGGGAGGTCTGGACGGCGAACGGTCCGGACATTTCGGCCACTGTGATGTGTTCACGTTTGTGGATGTGGAGGATGGTAAAATCACCCAGGTGACGACCATCCCTAATGAGAGTCATGTTCAGGGCGGCTGCATGGTGCCGGTAAACCTGCTGGCCGGTCACAATGTCAATGCCCTGATTGTTGGAGGGATTGGTATGCGGCCTCTGATGGGATTCAGGCAGGTCGGGGTGGATGTCTATCATGATGCGGTCAGGCCTCAGATCCGGCCGGTGGTGGAGGATCTAATAAATGGAAAGCTCCCCATGATCAGCGATAATGAGGTCTGCGGAGGGGGCGGCGGCGCAGTCCATTAA
- a CDS encoding NifB/NifX family molybdenum-iron cluster-binding protein, with protein sequence MKVVVSSTGKDLNSQIDPRFGRCAYFIIVDTDTMDFEVLDNANLALGGGAGIQSAQLVASKGAKVAITGNCGPNAVRTLSAAGVEVIVGQSGSVRDAVEDFKAGRLKTTSQANVADHYGMGGGGMGGGMGRGGGMGRRMSAGQGMSMGAGMGGAGSVSQDQEVASLKDQIRALQAQVEGLQSRIKDPEKT encoded by the coding sequence ATGAAAGTAGTTGTCAGTTCAACCGGAAAGGATCTAAACTCACAGATCGATCCTCGTTTTGGGAGGTGCGCGTACTTCATCATCGTGGATACGGACACCATGGACTTTGAGGTCTTGGATAATGCAAACCTGGCCCTTGGCGGCGGTGCAGGGATCCAGTCTGCCCAACTGGTCGCGTCCAAGGGCGCCAAGGTGGCCATCACCGGTAACTGCGGCCCAAATGCGGTAAGGACCCTTTCCGCGGCCGGCGTTGAGGTCATTGTCGGTCAATCCGGCAGTGTCAGGGATGCAGTTGAGGATTTCAAGGCGGGAAGACTGAAGACGACGAGTCAAGCCAATGTGGCAGACCATTATGGCATGGGTGGCGGCGGCATGGGCGGGGGCATGGGCCGCGGCGGCGGCATGGGCCGCAGAATGAGTGCGGGGCAGGGAATGTCCATGGGCGCCGGGATGGGCGGAGCCGGTTCCGTGTCTCAAGATCAGGAGGTCGCATCCTTAAAGGACCAGATAAGGGCGTTGCAGGCCCAGGTGGAGGGTCTCCAATCCCGGATCAAGGACCCAGAGAAAACATAG
- a CDS encoding NifB/NifX family molybdenum-iron cluster-binding protein: MKIAVTSTGTDIDSEVDPRFGRAAYIIIVDSETFEFEVLDNKENVNALKGAGIQAAVAVSNKGADVLLTGFCGPNAFKAMEAAKIKVANDAQGTIREAVRAYLDGKMPLADAANVEGQW; this comes from the coding sequence ATGAAAATTGCTGTAACGTCAACAGGAACAGACATCGATTCAGAGGTGGATCCGCGATTTGGAAGGGCCGCCTACATCATTATTGTGGATTCAGAGACGTTCGAATTTGAGGTCTTGGACAACAAGGAAAATGTGAACGCCTTAAAAGGGGCCGGCATTCAGGCGGCCGTGGCCGTCAGCAACAAGGGGGCCGATGTCTTGCTCACAGGCTTTTGCGGCCCTAATGCCTTCAAGGCGATGGAGGCGGCTAAAATCAAGGTGGCCAATGACGCCCAAGGCACGATCAGGGAGGCTGTCCGGGCATATCTCGATGGAAAAATGCCCCTGGCCGATGCGGCAAATGTGGAGGGGCAGTGGTAA
- a CDS encoding zinc ribbon domain-containing protein — protein sequence MPIYEFECLDCGQRTEILMSSHETDLVVCGNCGGRNLKKLLSAHAAVSPTGRFPSDPADRCCGSEGPPSTCAGPGSCCGRA from the coding sequence ATGCCTATCTATGAATTTGAGTGTCTTGATTGCGGACAGCGAACCGAGATCCTGATGTCCAGTCACGAGACGGACCTGGTGGTGTGCGGGAATTGCGGGGGCCGGAACCTCAAGAAGCTCTTGTCCGCACATGCCGCTGTCAGCCCCACAGGGAGATTCCCCTCCGATCCGGCGGATAGATGCTGCGGAAGTGAGGGCCCTCCGTCTACGTGCGCGGGCCCAGGGAGTTGCTGCGGCAGGGCGTGA
- the glpK gene encoding glycerol kinase GlpK: MAGYIGAVDQGTTSTRFIIFDHAGRIAGLDQKEHKQIFARPGWVEHDPSEIWRNTQDVIRGALSKTGIRGSDLAAIGITNQRETTALWNRHTGEPYGNAVVWQCTRTDGICNDLIRERGIDGFRDKTGLPIATYFSGPKIRWILENNPDARSAAKKGDVCFGTMETWVIWWLTGGPEEGRHVTDVTNASRTLLMDLRSLTWDNDILGALGIPREILPEIVPSIDTDIWGMTSTDGPVGARIPVCGALGDQQAALVGQHCFEMGQAKNTYGTGCFLLLNTGTTPMPSKHGLITTLAYQMRGQRPVYALEGSIAIAGALVQWLRDNLGMISEAPEVEDLASEVEDSGGVYIVPAFSGLFAPYWRSDARGVMVGLTRYANKSHIARAVLEACAFQTRDIVEAMNKDSGVRLAHLKVDGGMVYNDLLMQFQADTLAVPVIRPKVAETTALGAAYAAGLAVGFWSGIEELHKNWSADKTWQPGMAEKEREKGYRGWKKAVERTLNWVE; encoded by the coding sequence ATGGCTGGCTATATAGGCGCAGTGGACCAGGGAACCACCAGTACCCGCTTCATTATTTTCGATCACGCGGGCCGGATAGCGGGTCTGGATCAGAAAGAGCATAAACAGATTTTTGCCAGGCCCGGGTGGGTGGAGCACGACCCTTCTGAAATATGGCGAAACACGCAGGATGTTATTCGGGGCGCACTGTCCAAGACAGGGATTCGGGGTTCTGATTTGGCCGCTATCGGGATAACCAATCAACGTGAGACCACTGCGCTCTGGAACAGGCATACCGGAGAGCCCTATGGTAATGCCGTTGTCTGGCAGTGTACGCGGACAGACGGGATCTGCAATGATCTTATCCGGGAGAGAGGAATAGACGGGTTTAGGGACAAGACCGGTCTCCCCATTGCAACCTATTTCTCCGGCCCCAAAATCAGATGGATCCTCGAGAACAATCCCGATGCCAGGTCTGCTGCCAAGAAAGGGGATGTCTGCTTCGGAACCATGGAGACGTGGGTCATATGGTGGCTTACGGGCGGACCTGAAGAAGGACGCCATGTGACCGATGTAACCAATGCGAGCCGAACCTTGCTCATGGACCTGCGGTCTCTCACGTGGGACAACGACATATTGGGGGCACTGGGGATCCCAAGAGAGATCCTCCCTGAAATCGTCCCTTCCATTGATACGGATATTTGGGGCATGACCTCAACCGATGGCCCGGTGGGGGCCCGGATTCCCGTGTGCGGCGCGCTGGGGGATCAGCAGGCAGCGCTTGTGGGTCAGCACTGTTTTGAAATGGGTCAGGCCAAGAATACATACGGCACCGGATGTTTTCTTCTCCTCAATACCGGAACCACTCCTATGCCGTCCAAACATGGGTTGATTACCACCTTGGCATATCAGATGAGAGGTCAAAGGCCGGTCTATGCCCTTGAAGGATCCATCGCCATTGCCGGGGCCCTGGTCCAGTGGCTGAGGGACAATTTAGGGATGATTTCCGAGGCCCCTGAGGTGGAAGATTTGGCCTCTGAAGTCGAGGACAGCGGCGGTGTTTACATCGTACCGGCATTTTCCGGACTCTTTGCCCCCTACTGGCGGTCCGACGCCCGCGGGGTCATGGTCGGGTTGACCCGATACGCCAACAAGAGTCACATCGCCCGGGCGGTGTTAGAGGCCTGCGCCTTTCAGACCCGGGATATCGTTGAGGCCATGAATAAAGATTCCGGAGTGCGCCTGGCCCATCTCAAGGTAGACGGCGGCATGGTCTACAACGATCTTCTGATGCAGTTTCAGGCAGACACCCTTGCCGTACCGGTCATCCGGCCCAAGGTGGCGGAGACCACTGCATTGGGGGCCGCCTATGCAGCCGGACTGGCTGTGGGTTTCTGGTCAGGGATCGAGGAACTGCATAAGAACTGGAGTGCGGATAAGACCTGGCAGCCGGGCATGGCCGAGAAGGAGAGAGAAAAGGGATACCGGGGGTGGAAAAAGGCTGTTGAAAGGACTCTCAACTGGGTTGAATAA
- a CDS encoding FAD-binding oxidoreductase, with the protein MGKVSVAVKEDHCRVETSGFEAVIIGCGIAGASVAYFLSQRGMTDILILERETQPGYHATGRSAAVLVEFDMVRPILQLKLLGARFLRNPPAGFSENPLLQQSGILILFQAPLWQHVAQMIPDLKRWGVAVDVLDREETVKRMPVVSPENFDGALLLPQDGRIDVNELLWGYLKQARARGARLLCNEEVSDIMVERGRCVGVRTSSGTYRSRWVINAAGAWAGQIRELIGPSPVQLTPHRRTIVTFKPPEGLVVRQWPLVADLSHDLYFSPESAGLMASPMDQDPMPACDVRPDEMGVARTMERLEEITPRLVPRSIVHKWAGLRTFAPDQVMVVGEDTDVKGFFWLAGQGGAGIETSPAVGRIAADLMVDGRTDLVDARLYSPARFGR; encoded by the coding sequence ATGGGGAAGGTTTCTGTGGCCGTTAAGGAAGATCATTGCAGGGTCGAAACGTCCGGCTTCGAGGCCGTTATTATCGGGTGCGGGATTGCGGGGGCTTCTGTAGCCTATTTTCTGTCTCAGCGGGGGATGACGGATATCCTGATCCTCGAGCGGGAGACCCAGCCCGGCTATCACGCCACCGGACGCTCGGCGGCGGTACTGGTGGAATTCGACATGGTGCGGCCCATCCTCCAGTTGAAGCTTCTGGGGGCGCGATTCCTGCGCAATCCGCCTGCGGGATTTTCCGAGAATCCCCTGCTTCAGCAGTCCGGGATCCTCATCCTGTTTCAGGCGCCCCTGTGGCAACATGTCGCGCAGATGATCCCGGACCTGAAGCGATGGGGCGTTGCCGTGGATGTGCTGGACCGGGAAGAGACCGTCAAGAGGATGCCGGTGGTGTCTCCCGAGAATTTCGACGGTGCACTGCTTCTACCCCAAGACGGACGCATCGATGTCAACGAATTGCTGTGGGGTTATCTTAAACAGGCCCGGGCCAGGGGGGCCCGGCTCCTGTGCAATGAAGAGGTCTCAGACATCATGGTGGAGCGGGGAAGGTGCGTCGGCGTCAGGACGAGTTCCGGCACCTATCGATCCCGATGGGTCATCAATGCGGCAGGGGCCTGGGCCGGACAGATCAGGGAGTTGATCGGCCCCTCCCCGGTGCAACTGACGCCCCATCGCCGCACCATCGTCACCTTCAAGCCCCCGGAGGGGTTGGTCGTCCGACAATGGCCCCTGGTGGCGGATTTGAGCCACGACCTCTATTTTTCCCCCGAGTCGGCCGGTCTCATGGCCAGCCCCATGGACCAGGACCCCATGCCCGCGTGCGATGTACGGCCGGATGAAATGGGGGTGGCGCGAACAATGGAGCGGCTTGAGGAGATCACCCCGCGACTGGTTCCCAGATCCATTGTCCATAAATGGGCCGGACTCAGGACCTTTGCGCCGGACCAGGTCATGGTGGTGGGAGAGGATACGGATGTGAAGGGGTTTTTCTGGCTTGCCGGCCAGGGAGGGGCCGGGATCGAGACCAGTCCGGCCGTCGGACGGATCGCAGCGGACCTCATGGTAGACGGGCGCACCGACCTGGTGGATGCGAGGCTCTACTCACCGGCAAGATTCGGCAGGTGA